Below is a genomic region from Ziziphus jujuba cultivar Dongzao chromosome 7, ASM3175591v1.
TCAGATTTTAGTGTACGGGTGGCGGAGTACAATCTCTCACATTTCCGGTCCCAAATAGTAAGGGTAATTCCGTAATTTTAAACGAGTCCTAAAACCTGGGTATCCCAAGGAATTCCAAAGCGCAAAGCAACCAAAAATTACttagagaaagaaaaggagagagaaagatcaGAGAGCTCTCTCGCTCCTCTACACCTCTCTCTCGCTCGCTCGCGCTCGCGCTTTTTCTGTGTCTGTGCTCGTTGCACTGCGCGCCGCGATCCGATCGCACCGAATCTTTGGAAcaccaattttttcttttttaattcacACATTATTCGAAAAATAGAAAGCCTCAACTAAGCTTATCATTCTTCTTATCTAACTCtcttccccccaaaaaaaaaaaaaaagaaaaaatttgatcaTCATATTCCGTTTTTGCCCCTATCATTCGTCGATCAACTCGTCGACTCGGTAAGGAAAAACCCTAATTCTGTTCTTTTTTAAGTCTCTGATATGGCTGCGAGTAATACGGTCAGTAACAATTCTTCCGCCACCGCCGCCGCCGCTGTGACTGCCGCGATGGCCATGAGCTCGCCACGTCACGCCGGAGACGGTGTCGGTAGCCCCAAATCGCGACGTGGCACGAGGTCTGGCACGCCGCCTTGGACCCAGATTGTCCGGGGCGAATCGGAACCGATCGCGGCCTCATTGCCTTCGGCTGCGCCATCGACGGCTGTGATTGAGCCTGTTGtcgctgcttcttcttcttcttcttcttcttcatcctcaTCATCGATGTCGTCTGCTTCGTCTTCGCCCACTCAGGTGGATGAGTCGGTGGGCGAGAGCTCTGATAATGGTAGTGTGCCGAACGGTAATGCAGGTAAGAGGCCTGCGTGGAATAAACCATCGAATGGAGCGGCTGAGATTGGGCCTGTCATGGGCGCTGTATCTTGGCCCCCTTTATCCGAATCCACGAGGGCTTCTACGAAATTATTGTCTCCAGAATCGTCTAAAGTTTCATTAGATGGATCGTCGTCTGTATCTGTATCTGTATCTGTATCTGTATCGCAGGTTTGTTCCCTTGACTTTAGGTAGAACTTTAGaacatttatggttttttttcaaGGTTTTGTCATAGAATGAAACATACTAATTTTCCAAGTAAGCTTGCGTGATATTGAGAACCGCTGTGATATATTGCTTTCCTCAGCACTCTGCAACTAATGGGCGTAGTTTAGATGTGTGCTGGTTGTTTGCTGAGAAACTGAGACAGTgtaggaaaacaaaaaatgttaaaaacctTCCCTTCGGATTTGTGGGAGTGTTGGAACATACATGGAAAAgggatttgaatatttgattgGGATTCTCCAGGAGAccagagaaaaataatattttttcaccCAGATTAGATTAATATGATATGCATAGAGTTGATTGATTtcgtttcaatttatttattattttttttggccgaGAGTTCTGATTTAATATCATGGAAGGCAAAGGAACCAGAATATTGGAACTTATAATTGGGATGTggttaattgaatttatattgTTAACCTATTTTCTAACTGGGTTTATGAGGTTTATCTAATGGGTGCATATATTAATATCACTCAACGTGTATCCTATAGGAAACTGGAACCACAATCACACCACCACAGAAACAATCAAACTCTGCTTCAACTACAAATCATGCAGCACCAACACGGCACAGATCAATGAAGCAGCGAAACAATGCAAATGCACCATCTAATGGTGGCAACCCACAGCAGCAACCATCAGCCAGCCACACTTTTGAAATGTCTCCAAATAACCCATCTCCTAAGGACAATACACAAAGGAGTGGATTTGGTCCACAAACACATGGTGGTGGTGATCATCCACAGCAACGAAATTCATTCAGGAGGAATGGTGGCTCACATCCACGTGGAGATGGTTCTCACCATCACAATTATGGAACCAGGCGTGATCATGACCGAGGAAATCAAGACTGGAATACCCCTAGAAATTTTAGTGGCAGAGACCACATGCATAGAAGTGCTTCAAGGTTCAGGAATTCTGCACCTCCTGGTAGTTCAACCTCTTATATCCCTGCTCAACCAGTGCGGCCTTATCCGATGCCAATCACAGGTAAGCTGATTTTGTTTTCAAGTTTTGCATTGAACATGGATTCTTCTAATTCCTTGATTGAATTCTAGAGTTGCCACCTCCACTGTTGTATGTGGCTCCACCACATGAATCACTTAGAATGCAGTTCGTACCACCGATAGCACCTTTGTATTTTCCTCCTGCGGATCTTCAGTTGCATTCTAAGATTCTTACTCAGATAGATTACTATTTCAGGTACTATTTTCTAGTTGCTTTAAACATAGGTAATCATAATTGACTTTTCCAAGTCATCATCACCTTTTAtccttttcttttgttataGTTGATTGGGATTGCACCTCTTTTTTGTGTTTTGCAGTAATGAGAACTTAATTAAGGATATATACCTGCGTCAGAACATGGATGAACAAGGCTGGGTTCCTATTAAATTAATTGCAGGTTTCAACAAAGTGAGTTGTTTAAGAATATTGTCTTGAATTTATAGTGTTATGCTCCTCTGTGATTGTAGCAAACTTTTTtatacttaattaatttatttttttggagggCCTTAATGTCTGTACTTTATATTAGTGTTTTTAATCTTGTTCTTATTTAACTATGCTGTTATACAAATCCATAAGAATGAACGATACTCATTCTATGACTAATTCAATAAATAGGTTAGAAATTGTATGCTTAGTCACATGGAATTGCTAAGCAGATCCTTCAACTCAATCTGGGGTCTTGTTTCCTGTTAATTCTGTAGTCCATGTATATTTTTAACCAGCTTAATATCttcattttttggtttctttcctgataatttttttgtaaccaTGGGCTATACTGTTGGGTTTTACATGTTCAAACTATCTTCTACGATGTTTTATATCTTCCTATTTGGTGGTACTATGTTGTCATTACTTTGTTTACTGTCAACTATTCAttagctccttttttttttcttttttctttttttttgtttctttcctttGTGTTATTGCTATTACTCTAATCATGGGCAGTTTATTTCTGAATTTCCTATAATTGGTCTTTAAATGTCAACCTTATAGTTCTCTTACAGAGTCCAATTTTCCCTGGTTGCTTTTTTATAATCGAGCTACTTCCCATTTGTATGATATTTGTGCATCCAACTGTCTGCAGTTCCATGAGCTTTAACCTATTGGGTTTTCCTCGTTCCATAGGTTGTTAACCTCCTCTACCTTAGCTTTGGCGTAGGTTGTAGAGGATGAAGTAAGGCTAGattgtaggtttatgttgttgctgagcaatatttgaaaacaaatttgaataTATGAGAGACAAGCTTTGGATTGAATCTGGCTTATATTTCCTCAATTCCATAATTTTTCTTGAATTAATTCTACCTCTCCTACAGCTCCCTATTGAGCACTTTCCCCCGTTGTTGCAAACTTTCAAATTCATGGCGAAGAGTAGACAAGCTTTTACTTCTTGGTCTTGTTTTTAAATCCCCTTCATATTTATGTTCTCTTGATGCACGGAAGTAGGATATGAGAGTTGAGAATTTAAATCTCTGTAGCTTTTAATCATCTCCAGTTATAATGCTGTAGAATAGAGTTAAGAAATAATTGCTACTCTGATTGTATATAGGTTAAATTTTGCAATGTATTATCAGAAAAACATCATGCTTCGTTGTAAATTTTGACTAGGATTTGACTGCTTTTGGTGTTTGTGCTACCTTGTTTCTGCAATTTGTAAAATTTCTAATCTCTTGGTAACTCtgcaattttttatatatgtcctCTTTTGAGAATAACTAATCAAGGGATGCTCATATGGTGGATATGTGGTTATTTCATGCTTCTGCCAGTTTTTATAGCTTTTTCCACTGatgtttattggtttttttttggggccaggTTATGAATTTGACAGAGAGTATCCAGATTATATTAGATGCTGTACGAAAGTCTAATGTTGTGGAAGTGCAGGTACCTTGGCAATCATGTTATGATGTTTAATATTTCCCTTGTGTGTAAACTATGTACTCTACCTGTATGTTGAGCAACATTCTATTAGCACGTGAACTATTGTGCTCTTCTAATTTCATTTGTTTTGTGTGTTAGGGTGACAAAGTAAGGAGGCGCAATGATTGGATGAGATGGATAATGCCTCCTTCTGTTCAGTTTCCTAATGTTCAAAGCCCACAGACCCCTGGAAAGTCCAGTCATGATATGCTGGCCACTCATGTCCAAAGTATCGCACTGGAGGAGAAGAATACTAGCCATAGCAGTGTTCAAGCAGGTGCCGATCACTCTATTTCAGCAAGAAATTAAAGTAATGTGCTCTAATGCACATATTCCTCAAAAGAGAAAATGGAGGGAAGGAGGGGGAGCCGATTTAGGCTACAGTGAATCTGTTACTTTTCGTCATAATACTACTGCCTTGGCATGATGAAACAtgctttttttaaagaaaaaatagaacgACAGATTAGAAAGGGGAAAAAGAGACTACTATTAAGAAACAGGAGAAAAGActaaaagggagaaaaaaaaataaaaataaaaaagtttatgaCTAAATCCAATTCCGGTAGCACGAGTTTAATAGGATtcgtgtattttattttaattttttttattttgtggggTGCTTTCTTTTTGCTCCATTGAATCTATGGCGGCATGTTTAGTGCTTGCATATGTGGGGAATTTTTGATGTCTCATCCCCTTACTGCCCCTCAGCTGGTTTTTAAGAATCTTTGGGGCCAATTCCTTCTCATTTAGGAGGATAACTACGTGATATGTGAGAGCTATGGAAGAAATGCACTTTGTGGGGTTGTCTGCCTGTTTATGAAAGGGAGGGTGGCTTTTACTGGATGCTGCAGCTTGTGCTACAACTAGGTTGCTCTATTTGCTTATGGTTGATGATGGCGCAGGATGATGTTTCTCTGTTAGATTTTACTCTtttattaccatatatatatatatatattaaaattacattGATATGTATACCTTTTATCTTCAAACTGAAGATTTTACAGCATAAATGTGGTCCTCTGGGGAACAAACCTGATTTGTCCAGGTTCAAACTGGATTTGGTTGGTATTTGATGTTTCATTAAATTGTGGAGCTTTTCTACTTTTGTTTCGGATCATCGCATTTGAACTTATACCTGCAATGTTCTATTTTTCGTTTTTCATTTTGTTAAGTTTTTAATATGGCGTGGAATCATCTTTTTATATCATAGTGTGGATGGTTATTTGATTGCTTTTAATGTGAACCTCTAATTCCAGTTAAgagtttttgtattttgatttttgagctTCCAGCGATTCCCGTTAGAATTGAATATtggtttcttttccttttaataaatgtttttgcTAAAGATTGTTCAATATGAGTTTGTTGCTGGTAAGAGTTGATTGGTAGGATCAAAATGTCTTTACTGAGATGTTGCATGCCTCGTTGGTTGTTGTGGATGCATGGCCCTCTGACCTAGCTGCGCTCTGGCCTGCTTTTATCACTTGATGTTGAACTATTTGGAGTGGTACAGGTCCGTTTCATACCAGATTTTCTCTTGTATATGgtgcatttttcatttttctttaaaaatttttactttcatgtaaaataaattaaatattttgttcaaaatataatacttttagatgcatttattacattttataattttttatttaccaaatttaaaaggaacatttttttattttataagtttaattttgAAGCGTGCAAGctaagatattttattattattattattattttttttttgtgtgtgtacgaaaaaaaaggagataaaaaCAATGACTGTTGACTCATTGTGTGGGTCCCGTCAATTCGTGTTTAAGTctactaaaattcaaaacttGGCACGTGTTTGCAAATGCCATCACATCAGAGGAAGCTGTGTGAGATGGGGTTGGGCTTCTAGGCCACGTACACGCGCAGGGTTTGATTACCACATTTGAGACGAAAGCCTCAAAATTTGGCACAAAAAGTCAAGGCCATAAATCAATTGCGACAAGATGATAAGAGATAAAACATGGAAATGCAACTGTTACGTGGATTTAGTTGTTTTGCCAAAGGAGCTCACGGAATTGGCAAAaacttgttttgttttggaGGATTGAGTTTTTGTGAGCTTTTGTTGCCCTTCCTCTGGTCTCTACTGTTTCCGGAACCTACCTAATGCCCTGATGGccctatttctctctctttttgatTGCCTTGAAAAGAGTGATACTTGGTTGGTTATATATAAGTACCCCATGGTTATAAATTTGTTACCCTGTTTGTACCGAAGGGTCAAAACCCCAAATAAATCGGACAAAAATAGTTTCatgcataaatataataataaagaatcgGATTCTGATTGAGCATTTTTTCTCTGTTCCTCTGGTAACTCAATGCATATAGATGCTTGATAGGTCTCGATCAAATCAAACCCCACACCTCCCCGTCGAGAGAGAGATTGGTGTTGTACCTTTTTTAGTTCATAAACATAGAAAATGACATTTTGGTTCTTTCCATCTTTCAAAACCAacactttatttttcttttttccccataaTTCCCATTTTAACAAACACACCCACTTCTCTATCATCaccacaaacaacaaaaaatccgtaattcaaacaaaaatagtTCGTCTTTAAATGTGTAGATTATAATCAAATATGCATATTTCtagcaaaagaataaaaacgaGATAATAAATGGAGAAATTGAAGTGGAAAGAGAGATGggttttgtgtttatttttattgtggGGTAGGTTAACTAGGTATATCTTCTGTGCATAGGCTTTGAGGGGGTATAGAAATGAACAGTGTTTATTTAAGGTGGAACCTGAGGTGTGTGAGGTAGAACTGTAATGGACCAAACGAAGAGCAGTGGGGCCTggtgtagagagagagagaatagctTATTTTGGGGTTGGGGGAGTGGCAGAGAGTACCATATGATGGTGAGTTTGGACAGAGAAATACGGACAGCTTACAGCTGTTTAAGCCTAGAGACTAGAGTCTGTGTCAAACGCCGATCAATCTCTCAATCCTTCTACTCTTGACCTACTTCGCATGCCTGTTTCAAAGATATCCTActatttgcttttctttttcttttttacagaCGGTTTCATACCAcactgtgtttttttttaagagttttgctagtgtttttttcttgttctatATTTTTCTTAGTACGTTTGGAATAAAGTAAGCCAAATCCCACCTTCACTTAAATGTaaaaccaagaaaagaaaatttttcttttaatagaaGCATGTTGGATAATGAGTTTGCCAAGGTTCTTTTTTACGGGTAAAATACCTAGATCACAAATTGCTCAAAACCATGCAGGTTTTTTGCTACATATAGGTTTTGCTCTATACTTGCAAAAATTGTTGGCTTTTAAAACGTCAAAGGGGCATTAACCTACCGTGTCCtccattaaaacaaaataaacaaaaaataaataaataaaattaggacAATTAAAGTACCCCACATGTTTTTTGATTGGGTATACAGAATGCAACAGTAGAGACTGAGAAAACCCACATCAAGAAATAGTTACAAAGAAAACGAACTTTGATTTAAAGACTGGTCTATTTCACACTTTCCCTTACACTTTCagtactatttcttttttttttttttggttgaatcttACACTTTAGTACTAGGTAGTTATTATGTTAAtcttctaaaatatatattaaaaaaaaaaatagcttcaCTTCTTATATGAATCTCATTCTCAATAAAGcagaacaaagaaaagaaaattctcGAAACCTAAGCTAGCCAGGGCACAGAAAGGAAGAGATGGTTTCTCCAAGAAAAGCAAGTGAGtcatacagagagagagagagagagaagcataTGAGCATCGAACTATCCCATGGACAATACAGGTGTCGAAATCTGAGAGGC
It encodes:
- the LOC107424468 gene encoding la-related protein 1C → MAASNTVSNNSSATAAAAVTAAMAMSSPRHAGDGVGSPKSRRGTRSGTPPWTQIVRGESEPIAASLPSAAPSTAVIEPVVAASSSSSSSSSSSSMSSASSSPTQVDESVGESSDNGSVPNGNAGKRPAWNKPSNGAAEIGPVMGAVSWPPLSESTRASTKLLSPESSKVSLDGSSSVSVSVSVSVSQETGTTITPPQKQSNSASTTNHAAPTRHRSMKQRNNANAPSNGGNPQQQPSASHTFEMSPNNPSPKDNTQRSGFGPQTHGGGDHPQQRNSFRRNGGSHPRGDGSHHHNYGTRRDHDRGNQDWNTPRNFSGRDHMHRSASRFRNSAPPGSSTSYIPAQPVRPYPMPITELPPPLLYVAPPHESLRMQFVPPIAPLYFPPADLQLHSKILTQIDYYFSNENLIKDIYLRQNMDEQGWVPIKLIAGFNKVMNLTESIQIILDAVRKSNVVEVQGDKVRRRNDWMRWIMPPSVQFPNVQSPQTPGKSSHDMLATHVQSIALEEKNTSHSSVQAGADHSISARN